Below is a window of Pseudarthrobacter equi DNA.
AGGAATCAGCATCGGCTTCTCGGTCAGGCCCTGGGAGCCATACTGGTGGATCTCGGCCCCGTACGCGGCGTCGTTGTAGATCACCACGATTGCGCTCCGGGCCGCACCGATCAGTGATTCCAGATCGGCCAGGCCCATCAGGAAACCGCCGTCGCCCGAAGCCAGCACCAAAGTCCGGCCGTCCTCCAGAGCACGGGCTGCCCCGACGGCGCTCGCCAGGCCCAGCCCGATCGACTGGAACGCGGTGCCCACCATCACCAGGTCCTGCGGCCGCGGGATGTTCCAGTACATGGGCGCCCAGCCAATAAAGTGCCCACCATCCTGGACCACAGTGCGGCGCTCCGGCAGCACGGCATCCAGTGCGGTGGCGAGTGCACGCGGGTCCAGCCGGCCGTCCGCGGTTTCCGCGGATCCGGGCTCATGCCCCGGGCCTGCGGCCAGACGTTTGGAAGCTTCCGCGCGCCAACCAGCCACGGCAGCCTCGCCGTCGAGCAACGCCAGGAGCCGCGAAGCTGCAGCCTTCACATCCGCCTGAACGAACAGGTCCACCCGCGGATTCGTCGGCTCCACCGCAGTATCGATCTGGACGACCGTGGCATCCGGGCCGATCAGGTGCCCGAACCGCAGTGTGAATGGGCTCAGGCTGGCCCCGGCCACCAGGACCACGTCGGCCTCGCCCATGAGCCCGGCTGCGGTGTCGGTGCCGAAACCGCCGGCCACGCCCAGGTGCCCCTCGCCATTGAGGAGGTTGAGCGCCAGGGCGGTCCCGGCAGTCAGTGCGCCGAGCCGGTCGGCGAGGTCGCGGAGCTCCGGGCCGGCGCCGGCGAGGTGCGCGCCCCGGCCGGCGAGGATCAGCGGTCGCCTGGCCCCGGCGAGCAGGCGGGCCACCTGCCCAAGGTCCGTGCCGCCGTCGTCCTTCACCTTTGGTGCCGTCGGTTCCGGAAGGTCCTCGTCCTCGGCCTCGAGTGCGGCGAGGTCGTAGGGGATGGCAAGCACGACGCCGGTGCGCCGGGTGAGTGCGTACTCCACCGCCTGCCGGGTGACGGCGCCCGCGGCATCGCGGGTGACGGTGAAGGTGGCCGCGCCGAGGCCGGCAGCGATGGCCGCCTGGTCGA
It encodes the following:
- a CDS encoding thiamine pyrophosphate-binding protein, with product MTTLTVSGRVAQVLSSYVSDVFGVMGNGNVYFLDAAEQQGLRFTPVRHEGAAVAAADAYYRASGRLAVGTTTYGPGYTNALTALAEAVQAQIPMVLVTGDAPTSGARPWDVDQAAIAAGLGAATFTVTRDAAGAVTRQAVEYALTRRTGVVLAIPYDLAALEAEDEDLPEPTAPKVKDDGGTDLGQVARLLAGARRPLILAGRGAHLAGAGPELRDLADRLGALTAGTALALNLLNGEGHLGVAGGFGTDTAAGLMGEADVVLVAGASLSPFTLRFGHLIGPDATVVQIDTAVEPTNPRVDLFVQADVKAAASRLLALLDGEAAVAGWRAEASKRLAAGPGHEPGSAETADGRLDPRALATALDAVLPERRTVVQDGGHFIGWAPMYWNIPRPQDLVMVGTAFQSIGLGLASAVGAARALEDGRTLVLASGDGGFLMGLADLESLIGAARSAIVVIYNDAAYGAEIHQYGSQGLTEKPMLIPEVDFSGVARALGAESAVIRSLADLSALQEWIDAGAKGTFVADCRITSTVRAPWLTEWMSATRAAKAVLAAVAAVAAG